From Thermus tengchongensis, the proteins below share one genomic window:
- a CDS encoding YbfB/YjiJ family MFS transporter gives MATKALLLALGPALALGLGRFAYALVLPLMQGAWGLSYAEAGLLGSANTLGYLLGAFLSHRLLERTGYRRGFFLALLLQGAVLALTGSGGFPWVFALRLFQGFLGALVFVGGAALLMTLGGSGRALGVYYGGVGVGLLLAPWILLGVGSPEAAWARLGVFSLLLGLPVLHTWPLLREPPPPARGEGGLGPILPLLLAYGLYGAGYIGYMTFVAAAVGEALLLFTLLGVGALLTGPLWGPWVERVGGRRGLFHVLLVLFLGSLPPLAQSLPALSAFLFGLSFLGVITALTQAFRALLPPSAWPRAMGLSTAAFALGQAMGPTAAGFFAEVAGTGEGALWVASVLLLLALLPVLPRQRP, from the coding sequence ATGGCTACTAAGGCCCTGCTTCTGGCCCTGGGGCCCGCTTTAGCCCTGGGCTTGGGACGCTTCGCCTATGCCCTGGTCCTGCCCCTCATGCAGGGGGCCTGGGGCCTTTCCTACGCCGAGGCGGGCCTTTTGGGTAGCGCCAACACCCTGGGCTACCTCCTGGGAGCCTTCCTCAGCCACCGCCTCCTGGAGAGGACAGGCTACCGCCGGGGCTTCTTTCTGGCCCTCCTCCTTCAGGGAGCGGTACTGGCCCTCACCGGGTCCGGGGGGTTTCCCTGGGTGTTCGCCCTCAGGCTTTTCCAGGGCTTCCTGGGCGCCCTGGTCTTCGTGGGCGGGGCCGCCCTCCTCATGACCCTAGGGGGCTCGGGCCGGGCCCTGGGGGTCTACTACGGGGGCGTGGGGGTGGGGCTTCTCCTGGCCCCCTGGATCCTCCTGGGCGTGGGGAGCCCGGAAGCCGCCTGGGCCCGGCTAGGGGTTTTCAGCCTGCTCCTGGGCCTTCCGGTCCTCCACACTTGGCCCCTCTTGCGGGAACCCCCGCCCCCGGCTCGGGGGGAAGGGGGCCTGGGGCCCATCCTCCCCCTCCTCCTGGCCTATGGCCTCTATGGGGCGGGGTACATCGGCTACATGACCTTCGTGGCGGCCGCCGTGGGGGAAGCCCTCCTCCTCTTCACCCTCCTGGGCGTAGGGGCCCTCCTCACCGGACCCCTTTGGGGTCCCTGGGTGGAGCGGGTGGGGGGAAGGCGGGGGCTTTTCCACGTGCTTCTGGTCCTCTTCCTGGGGAGCCTACCCCCTTTAGCCCAAAGCCTTCCTGCCCTCAGCGCCTTCCTCTTCGGCCTCTCCTTTTTAGGCGTCATCACCGCCCTCACCCAGGCCTTCCGCGCCCTCCTGCCCCCTTCCGCCTGGCCCAGGGCCATGGGGCTTTCCACCGCAGCCTTCGCCTTGGGGCAAGCGATGGGGCCGACGGCGGCAGGCTTCTTTGCGGAAGTAGCGGGCACAGGGGAGGGGGCCCTCTGGGTGGCCAGCGTCCTCCTCCTCCTGGCCCTCCTGCCCGTCCTGCCCCGTCAGAGGCCGTAA
- a CDS encoding ATP-binding cassette domain-containing protein — protein sequence MEPTLLEAQGLRKRFGALEAVRGVSLALRPGEVLAFLGKNGAGKTTPVKMLSGLLLPLAPGAALARRMLAEGAPLDPAPLFLSFLNGLVYLGAGLFLFRRAVRLAKRRGLLHGY from the coding sequence GTGGAACCCACACTTCTGGAGGCCCAGGGGCTCAGGAAGCGCTTCGGGGCCCTCGAGGCCGTCCGGGGCGTAAGCCTGGCGCTTCGCCCGGGGGAGGTGCTGGCCTTCTTGGGCAAGAACGGGGCTGGCAAGACCACCCCGGTGAAGATGCTCTCCGGCCTCCTCCTGCCCTTGGCACCGGGAGCGGCGCTGGCCCGCAGGATGCTGGCGGAAGGGGCCCCCCTTGACCCTGCCCCCCTTTTCCTTAGCTTCCTGAACGGCCTCGTCTACCTGGGGGCGGGGCTTTTCCTCTTCCGCCGCGCGGTGCGCCTGGCCAAGCGGCGCGGGCTCCTCCATGGCTACTAA
- a CDS encoding carboxypeptidase M32, translated as MTPETAYQHLLEFQRETAYLASLGALAAWDQRTMIPRKGHEHRARQMAALARLLHQRATDPRIGEWLAAVEGSPLVQDPLSDAAVNVREWRQAYERARAIPERLMVELAQAQSEGESYWEEARPKDDWRGFLPYLKRIFALTKEKAEILFSLPVAPGDPPYGELYDALLDGYEPGMRAAELVPLFAELKEGLQGLLDRILGSGRRPDTAFLHRSYPKEAQRAFALELLQACGYDLEGGRLDPTAHPFEISIGPGDVRITTRYFEDFFNAGIFGTLHEMGHALYEQGLPKEHWGTPRGEAVSLGVHESQSRTWENLVGRSLGFWERFFPRAKELFPSLQDVALEDFHRAVNAVEPSLIRVEADEVTYNLHILVRLELELALFRGELALEDLPGAWAEKYRAYLGVAPKDYKDGVMQDVHWSGGLFGYFPTYTLGNLYAAQFFRKAQEELGDLEGLFRQGEFRPFLDWSRRKIHAEGSRLRPRALVERVTGTPPSAQPFLAYLEAKYRALYGL; from the coding sequence GTGACGCCGGAAACCGCCTATCAGCACCTTTTGGAGTTTCAAAGGGAAACGGCTTACCTGGCCTCTTTGGGCGCTTTGGCCGCATGGGACCAGCGCACCATGATCCCCAGGAAGGGGCACGAGCACCGGGCGAGGCAGATGGCCGCCCTGGCCCGGCTTCTCCACCAGCGGGCCACCGACCCCAGGATCGGGGAGTGGCTTGCGGCGGTGGAGGGCTCCCCCCTGGTGCAAGACCCCCTTTCCGACGCCGCGGTGAACGTGCGGGAGTGGCGGCAGGCCTACGAGCGGGCCCGGGCCATCCCCGAGCGCCTTATGGTGGAGCTGGCCCAGGCTCAGAGCGAGGGGGAAAGCTATTGGGAAGAGGCCCGCCCCAAGGACGACTGGCGGGGCTTCCTGCCCTACCTGAAGCGCATCTTTGCCCTCACCAAGGAGAAGGCGGAGATCCTCTTCTCCCTCCCCGTGGCTCCGGGGGACCCGCCCTACGGGGAGCTCTACGACGCCCTCCTGGATGGGTACGAGCCGGGGATGCGGGCGGCGGAACTGGTGCCCCTCTTCGCCGAGCTGAAGGAGGGCCTCCAGGGCCTCTTGGACCGCATCCTGGGAAGCGGCAGGCGGCCCGACACCGCTTTCCTGCACCGCTCCTATCCCAAAGAGGCGCAACGGGCCTTTGCTCTGGAGCTCCTGCAGGCTTGCGGCTACGACCTAGAAGGGGGTCGCCTGGACCCCACTGCCCATCCCTTTGAAATCTCCATCGGGCCCGGGGACGTGCGCATCACCACCCGCTACTTTGAGGACTTCTTCAACGCCGGTATCTTCGGCACCCTGCACGAGATGGGCCACGCCCTCTACGAGCAGGGCCTGCCCAAGGAGCACTGGGGGACCCCAAGGGGGGAGGCGGTCTCCTTGGGGGTGCACGAGTCGCAAAGCCGCACCTGGGAGAACCTGGTGGGCCGCTCCCTGGGCTTCTGGGAACGCTTCTTCCCCCGGGCCAAGGAGCTCTTCCCCAGCCTCCAGGACGTGGCCCTGGAGGACTTTCACCGGGCGGTGAACGCTGTGGAGCCCTCCCTGATCCGGGTGGAGGCCGACGAGGTCACTTATAACCTCCACATCCTGGTGCGCCTGGAGCTGGAGCTGGCCCTCTTCCGCGGGGAGCTCGCCCTGGAGGACCTGCCCGGGGCCTGGGCGGAAAAGTACCGGGCCTACCTGGGGGTGGCCCCCAAGGACTACAAAGACGGGGTGATGCAGGACGTGCATTGGTCCGGGGGGCTTTTCGGCTACTTCCCCACCTACACCCTGGGGAACCTCTACGCCGCCCAGTTCTTCCGGAAGGCCCAGGAGGAGCTTGGGGACCTCGAGGGCCTTTTCCGCCAGGGGGAGTTCCGGCCCTTTTTGGACTGGAGCCGGAGGAAGATCCACGCCGAGGGGAGCCGCCTCCGGCCTAGGGCCCTGGTGGAGCGGGTGACCGGCACGCCCCCCAGCGCCCAGCCCTTTTTGGCCTACCTGGAGGCGAAGTACCGGGCCCTTTACGGCCTCTGA